Proteins encoded within one genomic window of Parolsenella massiliensis:
- a CDS encoding Stp1/IreP family PP2C-type Ser/Thr phosphatase: protein MSDVEEHPTQGRGSTGPIPIASRMAHAASGFVSTRAHHATAEPARPTIDLDARPGGGVEIGADTRLSWAARTDVGLVRGHNEDSYLVSNPLFGVCDGMGGHAAGEVASAIAVRTIASHAPATADDALLGAAVEAANEAVIQGAETGEGKPGMGCTASCCVVEGTRMAVAHVGDSRIYLLHAGTLVRVTHDHSYVEELVDAGEITADEARVHPSRSIITRALGSDPDMYADHFSLDVERGDRIIICSDGLSSMVPDSGIETIAVSTASPIDCTDQLVSAALVAGGHDNVSVIVVDVVSDGREEQRRRARKHAVIAWLGVLAGVAATAAIVLALIVNNSWYIGAAAGNVGIYRGIRGSVLGIPLSELEQTTTVSLQDLPEATQHQLASGITVESEEKARATVNAYAQQIEEEQAKAQKAASDAQSESTDGSVGSEAGDSGPEAAQTQQGGE from the coding sequence ATGAGCGACGTCGAGGAACATCCCACGCAGGGCAGGGGCTCCACGGGTCCCATACCCATCGCAAGCCGCATGGCGCACGCCGCCAGCGGCTTTGTCTCCACGCGCGCGCACCACGCCACCGCGGAGCCGGCGAGGCCCACGATTGACCTGGACGCCCGTCCGGGCGGAGGCGTCGAGATAGGCGCCGACACCCGCCTCTCCTGGGCCGCACGCACAGACGTCGGCCTCGTACGTGGTCACAACGAGGACTCCTATCTCGTGAGCAACCCCCTGTTCGGCGTGTGCGACGGCATGGGAGGCCACGCGGCCGGCGAGGTGGCGAGCGCCATCGCCGTGCGCACCATCGCGAGCCATGCCCCCGCAACCGCAGACGACGCCCTGCTCGGCGCCGCCGTCGAGGCGGCCAACGAGGCCGTCATCCAGGGTGCCGAGACCGGCGAGGGCAAGCCCGGCATGGGCTGCACCGCCAGCTGCTGCGTCGTCGAGGGCACGCGCATGGCCGTGGCGCACGTCGGCGACTCGCGCATCTACCTGCTCCACGCCGGAACGCTCGTGCGCGTCACGCACGACCACTCATATGTGGAGGAGCTCGTCGACGCCGGAGAGATCACGGCAGACGAGGCACGCGTCCACCCCTCGCGCTCCATCATCACTCGAGCGCTCGGCTCAGACCCAGACATGTACGCGGACCACTTCTCGCTCGACGTCGAGCGAGGGGACCGCATCATCATCTGCTCCGACGGCCTCTCCTCAATGGTGCCCGACAGCGGCATCGAGACCATCGCCGTCTCCACGGCCTCGCCCATCGACTGCACGGACCAGCTCGTGAGCGCCGCGCTCGTCGCCGGCGGCCACGACAACGTCTCCGTCATCGTCGTCGACGTGGTGAGCGATGGCCGAGAGGAGCAGCGACGCCGCGCGAGGAAGCATGCTGTCATCGCCTGGCTCGGCGTGCTTGCGGGTGTGGCCGCGACGGCAGCGATCGTTCTCGCACTCATCGTGAACAATTCCTGGTACATAGGCGCCGCCGCCGGAAACGTAGGCATCTACCGGGGAATTCGCGGCTCTGTCCTTGGCATTCCCCTCTCCGAGCTCGAGCAGACCACCACCGTGAGTCTGCAGGACCTCCCCGAGGCAACGCAGCACCAGCTGGCGAGCGGCATCACGGTGGAGAGCGAGGAGAAGGCTCGGGCAACCGTGAACGCCTATGCCCAGCAGATCGAGGAAGAACAGGCAAAGGCCCAGAAGGCCGCCTCGGACGCACAGTCCGAGAGCACGGACGGTTCGGTTGGCAGCGAGGCCGGTGACTCCGGCCCCGAGGCCGCGCAGACGCAGCAGGGGGGCGAGTAG
- a CDS encoding FHA domain-containing protein — MIDLVLFIGRIALVAILYLFLFIVMRTGIGLVKGQRKDPAIWCVDVDKGPRQLRGLHVDMLGPVVVGRSPSSDIVISEPFVSSTHARFTLQGPALVLEDLNSTNGTLVNGRPILDPVTLRDGDEVQVGDVVMRVSRR; from the coding sequence ATGATTGACCTCGTCCTGTTCATCGGGCGCATCGCGCTCGTGGCAATCCTGTACCTGTTCCTCTTCATCGTCATGAGGACGGGCATCGGCCTGGTCAAGGGCCAGCGCAAGGATCCCGCGATCTGGTGCGTCGACGTCGACAAGGGCCCGCGCCAGCTGCGCGGCCTGCACGTCGACATGCTCGGCCCCGTCGTCGTGGGCCGCTCGCCCTCCAGCGACATCGTCATTTCCGAGCCGTTCGTCTCGTCCACGCACGCGCGCTTCACGCTGCAGGGTCCCGCGCTCGTGCTCGAGGACCTCAACTCCACGAACGGAACGCTCGTGAACGGCCGTCCCATCCTCGACCCCGTGACGCTGCGTGACGGCGACGAGGTCCAGGTGGGCGACGTGGTCATGAGGGTGAGCCGCCGATGA
- a CDS encoding FHA domain-containing protein, whose protein sequence is MGSCSHAELSHDGQGWRIRDLNSTNGTLVNDVDVDECPLRDGDLITLGLTNLEFREN, encoded by the coding sequence TTGGGGTCGTGCAGCCACGCCGAGCTCAGCCACGACGGCCAGGGCTGGCGCATCCGCGACCTCAATTCCACAAACGGCACGCTCGTGAACGACGTCGATGTCGACGAGTGCCCGCTCCGTGACGGAGACCTCATCACGCTTGGTCTCACGAACCTCGAGTTCCGGGAGAACTAG
- a CDS encoding DUF3662 domain-containing protein, translated as MNFLNVFEQRVGSLFGATAQGLTAPFSFKKLAKKAAREMEAETYVINGVDTAPALYTILVSSEDDLSMRPLYAQINKETAQFIEGQAQGKGYSFVGRPVVRFMADPSLRSGKFSVFAENVDAQTLNRLREEEALFLGVGGSRSGGLGGAAGQRAQRPAQPQPQPMSQGLRPIPQAAPAKPSPADSMSAGLDVMPQEAVLDAEQALLARGGVRQIQNVPLAGSRQAGSPQMPPASQAPQYASAPVYQQAPAAPAAVAVPAVAPVAEPVAAAAAQPQPAAQPAPQTVRVAPAVPAPAPAAPVAPATGGRAAGR; from the coding sequence GTGAACTTCCTTAACGTCTTTGAGCAGCGCGTCGGCAGCCTGTTTGGCGCCACGGCCCAGGGCCTCACTGCGCCGTTCTCCTTCAAGAAGCTCGCCAAGAAGGCCGCCCGCGAGATGGAGGCCGAGACCTACGTCATCAACGGCGTCGACACCGCACCCGCGCTCTACACGATCCTCGTCTCCAGCGAGGACGACCTCTCCATGCGCCCCCTCTACGCGCAGATTAACAAGGAGACCGCGCAGTTCATCGAGGGCCAGGCGCAGGGCAAGGGCTACTCGTTCGTGGGCAGGCCCGTCGTTCGCTTCATGGCAGACCCCTCGCTCAGGAGCGGCAAGTTCTCCGTCTTCGCCGAGAACGTCGACGCGCAGACCCTCAACCGCCTTCGCGAGGAGGAGGCCCTGTTCCTTGGCGTTGGCGGCTCCCGCAGCGGAGGGTTGGGAGGCGCCGCCGGACAGCGTGCGCAGCGCCCGGCCCAGCCGCAGCCCCAGCCCATGTCCCAGGGGCTCCGCCCGATTCCCCAGGCCGCGCCGGCAAAGCCGTCGCCCGCAGACAGCATGTCCGCCGGCCTCGACGTCATGCCCCAGGAGGCCGTTCTCGACGCCGAGCAGGCACTGCTCGCGCGCGGCGGCGTGCGCCAGATCCAGAACGTCCCGCTCGCAGGCAGCCGCCAGGCGGGCTCCCCGCAGATGCCGCCCGCAAGCCAGGCCCCGCAGTACGCCTCCGCGCCCGTCTACCAGCAGGCGCCCGCCGCGCCTGCTGCCGTCGCGGTCCCTGCCGTGGCACCCGTAGCCGAGCCCGTAGCCGCAGCCGCCGCGCAGCCCCAGCCCGCCGCCCAACCGGCTCCCCAGACCGTTCGCGTGGCGCCGGCCGTTCCCGCGCCCGCCCCGGCCGCCCCCGTGGCCCCCGCAACGGGCGGCCGGGCTGCCGGTCGATGA
- a CDS encoding serine/threonine-protein kinase: protein MHDPTPTQQGWATPSYQVQPQPEQALLLGRYRVVETRGTGGFGSVQVCWDTRLERRVAIKCMPLAAAPGMSASTLSEALDEARITSRLTHPNIVTVHDFEVRGNVAYLIMEYVSGLTLAELLARVEGGVLTYDECAHLLSSLAAALDFAHANDVLHLDIKPSNVFIDSSGAVKLGDFGMASLASAAGWEGARGGTVGYMPPEQLAGGLVDERTDVFALGVVCYQALTGISPFLAKDAEASRRKIERGAKPLAKVEPELAGPASDLIARATSAEPSERPSTAGELAKLAVPYLGDEDEGHASVASLVSQATGEPDPNAQAWEEAAHVSPTERWPWLPAAVERTVAALAGAGIAWRVAPGIAAALGIQAAPTAASAACGSAIALLCALSPVAGGTAACVLAVAGMLSGGMYSPAFLVAALAALALIGWRLATAESGSLAHAALLLPAATGSPFAGAGAAGAVLAPKAALVTGMAGAGLQAILACALVSGSGDAFAQGVVAKLAQPETWLAVLGCAVGAWLAALIGAGRGGARGIAGQVACAAVXRQPRPCGPAAARGNGLAVCRGGRCGRRSRAKGGARHRNGGRGAPGHPRLRACLRLGRRLRPGRRSEARAARDVACGPWVCGRRMAGGTHWCRPRWRPRNRWSGGMRGSSRRRSGSQRQSGEWRVMGGA from the coding sequence GTGCACGATCCCACCCCCACACAACAGGGCTGGGCTACGCCGTCATACCAGGTGCAGCCCCAACCCGAGCAGGCGCTCCTGCTCGGGCGCTACCGTGTGGTCGAGACGCGCGGAACGGGCGGCTTTGGCTCCGTCCAGGTCTGCTGGGACACGAGGCTCGAGCGCAGGGTCGCCATCAAGTGCATGCCCCTCGCCGCCGCGCCCGGCATGTCCGCCTCGACGCTCTCCGAGGCGCTCGACGAGGCTCGCATCACGTCTCGCCTCACCCACCCCAACATCGTCACGGTCCATGACTTCGAGGTGAGGGGCAACGTTGCCTACCTCATCATGGAGTACGTGAGCGGCCTCACGCTCGCAGAGCTCCTGGCACGCGTCGAGGGCGGCGTGCTCACCTATGACGAGTGCGCACACCTGCTTTCGAGCCTTGCGGCGGCGCTCGACTTTGCCCACGCCAACGACGTGCTCCACCTCGACATCAAGCCGTCCAACGTGTTCATCGACAGCTCGGGCGCCGTGAAGCTCGGCGACTTTGGCATGGCGAGCCTCGCGAGCGCCGCCGGCTGGGAGGGCGCGCGTGGCGGCACCGTGGGCTACATGCCCCCTGAGCAGCTCGCCGGCGGGCTCGTGGACGAGCGCACGGACGTGTTTGCGCTTGGCGTCGTCTGCTATCAGGCACTCACGGGCATCTCCCCCTTCCTGGCAAAGGACGCCGAGGCGTCCCGCAGAAAGATCGAGCGCGGCGCCAAGCCACTCGCCAAGGTAGAGCCCGAGCTAGCGGGCCCGGCGAGCGATCTCATCGCGCGGGCAACGAGCGCGGAGCCGTCCGAGCGCCCCTCGACGGCCGGCGAGCTCGCAAAGCTCGCCGTTCCCTACCTTGGCGACGAGGACGAGGGGCATGCCTCCGTGGCCTCGCTCGTCTCGCAGGCCACCGGCGAGCCAGACCCGAACGCCCAGGCGTGGGAGGAGGCCGCCCACGTGAGCCCCACCGAGCGCTGGCCTTGGCTGCCCGCAGCCGTCGAACGCACGGTGGCCGCGTTGGCGGGGGCGGGCATCGCCTGGCGCGTGGCGCCGGGAATCGCCGCCGCGCTGGGCATACAGGCGGCGCCCACGGCCGCCTCCGCTGCGTGCGGGTCAGCGATTGCGCTGCTCTGCGCGCTGTCCCCGGTGGCGGGCGGCACGGCGGCCTGCGTGCTGGCCGTGGCTGGCATGCTCTCGGGCGGCATGTACTCCCCGGCATTTCTCGTGGCGGCACTCGCGGCGTTGGCGCTCATTGGCTGGCGGCTGGCAACGGCCGAAAGCGGCAGCCTCGCCCATGCGGCCCTGCTGCTGCCCGCGGCAACGGGCTCGCCGTTTGCCGGGGCGGGCGCTGCGGGCGCCGTTCTCGCGCCAAAGGCGGCGCTCGTCACCGGAATGGCGGGCGCGGGGCTCCAGGCCATCCTCGCCTGCGCGCTTGTCTCCGGCTCGGGAGACGCCTTCGCCCAGGGCGTCGTAGCCAAGCTCGCGCAGCCCGAGACGTGGCTTGCGGTCCTTGGGTGTGCGGTCGGCGCATGGCTGGCGGCACTCATTGGTGCAGGCCGCGGTGGCGCCCGAGGAATCGCTGGTCAGGTGGCATGCGCGGCAGTTCNGCGGCAGCCTCGCCCATGCGGCCCTGCTGCTGCCCGCGGCAACGGGCTCGCCGTTTGCCGGGGCGGGCGCTGCGGGCGCCGTTCTCGCGCCAAAGGCGGCGCTCGTCACCGGAATGGCGGGCGCGGGGCTCCAGGCCATCCTCGCCTGCGCGCTTGTCTCCGGCTCGGGAGACGCCTTCGCCCAGGGCGTCGTAGCGAAGCTCGCGCAGCCCGAGACGTGGCTTGCGGTCCTTGGGTGTGCGGTCGGCGCATGGCTGGCGGCACTCATTGGTGCAGGCCGCGGTGGCGCCCGAGGAATCGCTGGTCAGGTGGCATGCGCGGCAGTTCTCGTCGGCGTTCAGGTTCTCAGCGCCAGAGTGGAGAATGGCGGGTTATGGGCGGCGCCTGA
- a CDS encoding DUF6724 family protein: MDFSSILSWLFSSREGVLVLLGVILVGFLIAAIILEHKTRKDFDQYDDEDDDESGWSFFDDDNK, from the coding sequence ATGGACTTCTCAAGCATTCTCAGCTGGCTCTTTAGCTCCAGGGAGGGCGTGCTCGTCCTTCTCGGCGTCATCCTCGTGGGGTTCCTCATCGCCGCGATCATCCTCGAACACAAGACGCGCAAGGACTTCGACCAGTACGATGACGAGGATGACGACGAGAGCGGCTGGTCGTTCTTCGACGACGACAACAAGTAG